The Francisella salimarina nucleotide sequence AGCAGAGTAGTTTTCTAGAGTATTCAATAAGTCTTGTTCGGGAAGTTCATTATTATTGATTTTATCTCTAATTATTCTAAAGTCTTTAAATTTAGAACCGGTATTAAGTCTATAATAATACCCAAGAACGCTTTCTGCGGCACTATTGAATGTTTCAAGATAAACATTCGCTGATTTAGCTTTGGCACCACAGCCCTCATAAAAACAGTGTAATCCAAAGTAATTATTATAATCTCTGGAGAATCTAGATGTTCCCCAGCCACTTTCAAGAGCTGCTTGAGCTAGCACAAAACTCGTTGGAATTCTTTCTGCTTTAATATCTAGATAACTTAATTCATCAGCAGTATTATGCGCGGGATCAATTTTATAATATCTTAAATATAGATCTAGTTTGTTAAGCTGTCTGCTACTAAGAGTATTGCTTTCAACCAAATCTTTTTGTAGTTTATGTATTTGCTGTCTTTGTAAGCATATTTCATTATTAGCTTTTTCAATAGCAGAGAGCATATATGATATAAAAGCTTTTTTTCTTTCTTTGAAGTCTTTTATTTCAGAAAAATTAGGTTTTTTGACTATAAAAGGAGCTCTGGATTCTAAAAAATAGTTCATTTTTTCATGCTTGGAGCTATTTATAGATGATAGTATTGCAGCTGATATGATTATGAGTAGTAAATAAAGGCAATATTTTAGAATTAGTTTGTTATCTATATTACTCATAATCGTAATAATCTTCCTCATAGTCATCGTAGACTTCGATTGTTTGTTGTAGTTCTAGTTTCAAATTTAGCATATCTTCAGGAAGTTTGCTTTTAAATCGTACCATCTTTTGAGATATAGGGTGGATGAAAGAAAGTTTATATGCATGTAGAGCTTGTCTATGTATATTTTCTATTCCAATTTTTTCTAGCTTTGTTGATGATTTGTTATATGTTTGATCACCAACTAAAGGATGCTTGATACTTTTCATGTGAACTCTTATTTGATGAGTTCTTCCAGTCTCTAGTTGGCACTCAATTAGAGTGAAACCATCATAT carries:
- a CDS encoding glucosaminidase domain-containing protein; the protein is MRKIITIMSNIDNKLILKYCLYLLLIIISAAILSSINSSKHEKMNYFLESRAPFIVKKPNFSEIKDFKERKKAFISYMLSAIEKANNEICLQRQQIHKLQKDLVESNTLSSRQLNKLDLYLRYYKIDPAHNTADELSYLDIKAERIPTSFVLAQAALESGWGTSRFSRDYNNYFGLHCFYEGCGAKAKSANVYLETFNSAAESVLGYYYRLNTGSKFKDFRIIRDKINNNELPEQDLLNTLENYSALGGDEYKNRLISVIEHNNLTRYDSIKYCK